A section of the Triticum dicoccoides isolate Atlit2015 ecotype Zavitan chromosome 7A, WEW_v2.0, whole genome shotgun sequence genome encodes:
- the LOC119331119 gene encoding oryzain alpha chain-like → MRSSTAPMAAASLVLLLVSLAAADIQIPYRERSEDETRRIFVEWKAKYGRSYDSIREEERQYAIFKDNLLRKIDQQSAAGIQRQLNNFSDHTHGEEFRAFRPCYIPLDGYGDWTKTKAAWIAYILFVSTFIVVLAFCKLHA, encoded by the coding sequence ATGAGGAGCTCCACGGCTCCCATGGCCGCGGCATCGCTCGTACTGCTGCTGGTGTCGCTGGCGGCGGCGGACATCCAGATACCCTACAGGGAGAGGAGCGAGGACGAGACGCGGCGGATCTTCGTGGAGTGGAAGGCCAAATACGGGAGGAGCTACGACTCCATCCGCGAGGAGGAGCGCCAGTACGCGATCTTCAAGGACAACCTGCTGCGGAAGATCGATCAGCAGAGCGCCGCCGGGATCCAGCGGCAACTCAACAATTTCTCCGACCACACCCATGGTGAGGAGTTCAGAGCCTTTCGCCCATGTTACATTCCACTAGATGGCTACGGCGACTGGACGAAGACCAAGGCAGCGTGGATTGCATACATACTGTTTGTTTCTACTTTCATTGTTGTTCTTGCATTTTGTAAATTGCATGCATAG
- the LOC119331118 gene encoding alpha carbonic anhydrase 5-like, whose amino-acid sequence MRSARDLRLAVSALLLLLLLSAGVLAARAQHEIDDESEFSYVRGSENGPENWGKIKEEWATCGTGRMQSPIDLSDRHAAQAPNLRYLNHSYLPVDASIINRGHDIMVKFNGDAGSLWINGTAYHLKQVHWHSPSEHRVNGRRYSLELHMVHLSADNKTAVIGILYKIGRRDHFLHELEPYLKRIADTKEKEEMVGMVDPWEARGDGEAYYRYMGSLTTPACDEGVIWTVIKRVATVSTHQLKLLTDAVHDGFEMNARPLRKVNGRDINFFCPDDHHERYYAAADQ is encoded by the exons ATGCGTTCAGCTCGCGACCTCCGCCTCGCGGtctcggccctcctcctcctccttttgctTTCAGCCGGCGTCCTGGCGGCAAGAGCCCAGCATGAAATCG ACGATGAGTCAGAGTTCAGCTACGTCCGCGGGTCGGAGAACGGGCCGGAGAACTGGGGCAAGATCAAGGAGGAGTGGGCGACGTGTGGCACCGGGCGGATGCAGTCGCCCATCGACCTCTCCGACCGCCATGCCGCACAGGCACCCAACCTCAGGTACCTCAATCACTCCTACCTGCCTGTAGATGCCTCCATCATCAACCGCGGCCACGACATCATGGTCAAGTTCAACGGCGACGCCGGGAGCCTGTGGATCAACGGCACCGCGTACCACCTCAAGCAAGTCCATTGGCACTCCCCTAGCGAGCACCGTGTAAACGGCCGCCGGTACAGCCTCGAGCTTCACATGGTTCACCTCAGTGCCGACAACAAGACTGCTGTGATCGGCATCCTCTACAAGATCGGCAGGCGCGATCATTTCCTTCACGAG CTGGAGCCTTACCTGAAGAGGATAGCAGAtaccaaggagaaggaggagatgGTAGGCATGGTGGATCCCTGGGAGGCCAGGGGAGATGGCGAAGCGTACTACCGGTACATGGGCTCCCTCACCACGCCGGCGTGCGATGAGGGGGTCATCTGGACCGTCATCAAGAGG GTTGCCACCGTGTCGACTCACCAACTGAAGCTTCTCACCGACGCTGTCCATGAT GGCTTTGAGATGAACGCGAGACCCCTTCGGAAGGTGAACGGAAGAGATATCAACTTTTTCTGCCCTGATGATCACCATGAGCGCTATTACGCTGCCGCTGATCAGTAA